DNA from Bordetella genomosp. 13:
TGCGACTTGTATTCCGGATACAAGTCGTCGCGGAATGTCTTGCCGCGCGCATCGAAGATGCATGCGGCATACTCTGCCTTATGATCCGCTACGAGCTTGCGCAGCATGTTCACGACTCCGTACAGCGCGCCCGTGGGTTCGCCCTGCGCGTTGCGCAGGTCGGGCATCGCATGGAACGCGCGGTACAGGTAGCTAGATCCGTCTACCAGCAATAAGGTTTTCTTCATGGTCAAAAAGGCAGAGCTCGATACCCCCGCCGGCAAACAAGTTCCGGTGATTATGTCAGAGATAACAAAGGCGGCCGACACGCTGGCCGATCTCGGTCCCGCCGTCAGCCTCTTCGGCAGCGCCCGCATCAGCAGACAGTCGCCCTACTATGAAACCAGCGCCGCCATCGCGGCGGCGCTTGCGCGCGCGGGCTTCGCCGTCATCGCCGGCGGCGGGCCCGGCATCATGGAGGCGGCCAACAAGGGCGCGTACGAGGCCGGCGGAACCAGCGTCGGCCTGAACATCAGCCTTCCGCACGAGACCACCAACAACGCCTACCAGACCATCAGCCTGTCGTTCGAATACTTCTACTCGCGCAAGGCCACCTTCTTCATGCACAGCATGGCGTACGTGGCCCTGCCCGGCGGCTTCGGCACGCTGGACGAACTGTTCGAGGCCCTCACGCTGGTGCAGACCGGCAAGGTGCCGCCCGCCCCCATCGTACTGGTCGGCCGCGCCTACTGGGGCGGACTGGTGGACTGGCTGGACGAGCAGTTGCGCGGCAACGGCATGATCGGCGTGCACGACCTCAACCTGTTTTCCATCGAGGACGATCCGGACAGGGTGGTGGCGCGCATCGTCGAGTTCCACCGGCAGCCCGACGCGGAATACGCTCCCTCGCTGCCCGCCTGAGGCGGCGCGGCGGCATTCCGCCACGCCGCCTGCGCATCGCTGGCCGGGTGCGCCAGACTGCTACCGGGTGAAGTGCGCGACCACGGCCTCGCGCACCTGGGCCACGTGCGCGTCCTGGCCCGGAGGCGGCGGCAGCACCTCGAAGACCGCCTCGCCCATGGGCGGCAAGCCATCGGCGCGCGGCCAGTTCCGGATGTCCGCGCCGATCGCGCCGGCGTTCAGGCAAGCCACGCCCAGCCCGGCCGCCAGGGCCATCTGCAGCCCCGGGACCCCGCTGGCCACGTGCGCCACTTCGTACGGCACCCGCGCCTGGCGCAACACCGATTCGGTGTATTGCCGCAGCGAGCACGATTCGCCCAGCGCGACCAGAGGCAGGGGCTCGCCGGGCGCCGGTTCCGCGTCGCGGCCGGCAAGCCAGCACAGCGGCTCGCGCCGCAGCACCAGGGCGGGATCGCCGCCCATATCCGGCGCGGCCGTCGACGCGCGCACGCGCATCGCCACGGCCAGGTCGAGCTCGCCGCGCGCATGCGCCTCGCGCACGGCGTCGCTCTTGGCGATGGAGACGTGCAGCCGCAGGCCGGGATAGGTCTGCTTCAGGCGGGCCAGCAGCCCGCTGATCTCGTTGGGCCGGAAGTAATCCGTGAAGGCCAGCCGCAGGTGCGCCTCGAGCGTCAGGCCGTGCATCTCGCGCCGCGCCTGGTCGGACAGCGCCAGGATGCGGCGCGCATACGCCAGCAGGCGTTGGCCCGCGGGCGTCGGCACGGCCCCCAGCTTGCCGCGCTTGAGCAGCGATTGCCCGGCGTGGATCTCGAGCTTGCGGATCTGCTCGCTGACGGAGGACTGGGACAGGAACACGCGGGGAGCAGCGGCCGTGAGGCTGCCGGCATCGGCTACCGCCACGAAGGTACGCAACTGATCCAGGTCGAACGGCGCCATGACGGACTCCGGGGGTCGGGGAAACGGACGAGACGGCGGACACACACACGGCCGGCGCCTTATCCATCTTGTTTACCGATGGATGAAATTATAAATTCCCGCTTTTCCGATGTAAAAGCCGATCCTAGACTGGCTACGCCAGGCGCATTCGCGCCTTCTACCGGAGAACACCATGCCACACATCGTCATTCATCGTTCCGGCGCGCCCGACGCCGTCCTGGACCAGCGCATCGCGCAGCGCACGGCCGCGCTGACGCAGGAAGTGCTGGGCAAGGCGCCCGAAGTGATCGCCATCACCCTGCAGCACATCGCCCCCGAACACTGGAGCATCGGCGGCCGCACGCTGGCCGACCTGGGCCAGAACGCGTTCCACCTGGACATCAGCGTGACCGACGAAACCAACACCAAGGCCGAGAAGGCCCGCTACATCGGGGCCATCCACGCGGCATTCGCGGAACTGCTGGCGCCGCTGTCCGACGTGTCGTACGTGCACGTGATAGACGCGCGGGCGGCGGCCTACGGGTATGGAGGAAGGACGCAGGAGTATCGCCACCAGCAGCAGGGCGTGTGAGGCATTCCGGGTCCCTTGCGGCATGCCCCATACAGCATGCCGCATGCCGTGGCGCCGTATGCGGACCAGCGTGGTCCAGGCCTGACAGCTGCCGTTTTTGCCGGTGCCTGCCGCTACGGCGCCGTCCGCCCGTCCCGCTGCCCCGCCAGGCTGGCATGCAGGAAACGGGCGACCTCCGCCTTCATCTCTCTGTGGATCGAAGCCCTGTCCACGCCCGGCGCGTCGTGGCAGACCAGCGGTTCGCCGCTGGCCAACTCCGGCGGGCACGGATCGACGAAGACGAAATGCGCGCCCGGCACGACGCGCACCGCGGGCGCGGCAGGCAATCCTCGTTCGACGGCCAGCGCGTTGGCCTCGGCGCCCAGGTAGGCGTCGCTTTCCGGACGATAGAGCAGCGTCGGCACGCGCACGCCTGACAGGCCGGAAGGCCCGAACATGACCGCCAGCGGATCCATCAACACCAGCGCGCCGATACGGGGCTCGACCGGCGGCTGCCAGGCCGTCAGGTCGGGCGGCGCGGGCCGGGCGGACGAGTATGCCTGTTGCGCATCGGTGCCTCGCGTGCACGAGCCGGGATCCCGCGCGTCCCGGCAATAGGCATCGGCCCGCGCGAAGTCGGGCCGCGCGCCGGCCAGCACCAGGGCCGTATAGCCGCCCGCCGAGAAGCCGATCATGCCGATGCGGCCGGCGTCCGCCGATGATGCAAGCCGGGGATGCGCCAGCACGGCCTCGAGCGCCGCCCGAGCCTGGCGCGGACGGTCGACCAGCACCTGGGCCTGCGTGGGCGCCAGCGGCAGCCCCGAGGCGTCGCCCACATGCGTGGGCAGCGCCACGATGAAGCCCGCGCGCGCCAGGCTGGCGGCCAGTTCGCGGTGCGTGAGCGGCCCGCCGCGGCGCCCATGCGAAAGCAGGATGACGGGAAAACGCCTGTCGGCCGCCGGCGGGGCGCCCGCTGTCGCGTTGACGGTGAACGGCCCGGCCTGCCAGGACGCCTCGGCTTCGTGCGTCGGGTAGAACACCGCGGCGTTGAACGTGCCGGCCGCGCCGTCCGGCACCGGGATGCGCAGGACACCGGCGTGCCAGCCCGCCTCCCCTCCCCAGGCGGGATGCAGCGCGATGGCGCACAGTGCAAGGACCAGGAGTCGGCGCATGAGGATTCCGGCGGTGAGTCGGCAGGGAAGCGATTGCCGCGCGCCATGCTAACAAAAAGGCACCCCGTGGGGTGCCTTCGTCCGGTCGCTGCCCGTTTCCAGGCAGGGATCAGGATCAGGACGCTTCGCGCGCGGCCTTGCGGCGCTCGTGCTCCTGCAGGTGGCGCTTGCGCAGGCGGATCGACTTCGGCGTGATCTCGACCAGTTCGTCGTCGTCGATGAATTCCACCGCGTATTCCAGCGTGATCTGGATGGGCGGCACCAGGCGCACGGCTTCGTCGGTACCCGAGGCACGCACGTTGGTCAGCTGCTTGCCCTTGATGGGGTTGACCACCAGGTCGTTGTCGCGGCTGTGAATGCCGATGATCATGCCTTCGTACAGCGCCTCGCCGGGGTTCACGAACATGCGGCCGCGATCCTGCAGCTTCCACAGCGCGTAGGCCACGGCGTCGCCGTTGTCCTGGCTGATCAGCACGCCGTTGCGGCGCTCGCCCACCGAGCCTTCGCGCAACGGGCCGTATTCATGGAACGTGTGGCTCATCAGACCGGTGCCGCGCGTCAGCGTCAGGAACTCGTTCTGGAAGCCGATCAGGCCGCGCGCGGGGATGATGTACTCGAGGCGGGTGCGGCCGCGGCCGTCAGGCTGCATGTCCTGCAGGTCGCCCTTGCGGCGGCCCAGCTCTTCCATCACGCCGCCCTGGTGGCCGTCTTCCACGTCCACGGTCAGCGCCTCGAAGGGCTCGCACTTCACGCCGTCGATTTCCTTGAAGACCACGCGCGGACGCGACACGGCCAGCTCGTAGCCCTCGCGGCGCATGGTTTCCAGCAGGATGGTCAGGTGCAGTTCGCCGCGGCCCGCCACTTCGAACACCGTGTCGTCGCCGGTGTCGCGCACGCGCAGGGCCACGTTGGACTTCAGCTCGCGGTCCAGGCGGTCGCGCAGCTGGCGGCTGGTGACGAACTTGCCTTCGCGGCCGGCCAGCGGCGAGGTGTTGACCATGAAGTTCATGGTCAGCGTGGGCTCGTCGATGCGCAGCACGGGCAGCGCCTCGGGCGTGGCCGGATCGGTGACCGTGGTACCGATGTTCAGGTCTTCGATGCCGTTGATCAGCACGATGTCGCCGGCTTCGGCTTCATCGACCACCACGCGCTCCAGGCCGCTGAACTTCAGCACCTGGTTGATGCGGCCGCGCTGGGGCGCCGAGTCGGGACCGAAGCGGAAGGCCACGTCCATGCCGGGACGCATGCGGCCGCGGTTGATGCGGCCCACGCCGATCTTGCCGACGTAGCTGTTGTAGTCCAGCGAGATGATCTGCATCTGCAGCGGACCGTTGGGGTCGTCGTCGCGCTGCGGCACGTGCTTCAGGATGGCTT
Protein-coding regions in this window:
- a CDS encoding TIGR00730 family Rossman fold protein produces the protein MSEITKAADTLADLGPAVSLFGSARISRQSPYYETSAAIAAALARAGFAVIAGGGPGIMEAANKGAYEAGGTSVGLNISLPHETTNNAYQTISLSFEYFYSRKATFFMHSMAYVALPGGFGTLDELFEALTLVQTGKVPPAPIVLVGRAYWGGLVDWLDEQLRGNGMIGVHDLNLFSIEDDPDRVVARIVEFHRQPDAEYAPSLPA
- a CDS encoding LysR substrate-binding domain-containing protein, producing the protein MAPFDLDQLRTFVAVADAGSLTAAAPRVFLSQSSVSEQIRKLEIHAGQSLLKRGKLGAVPTPAGQRLLAYARRILALSDQARREMHGLTLEAHLRLAFTDYFRPNEISGLLARLKQTYPGLRLHVSIAKSDAVREAHARGELDLAVAMRVRASTAAPDMGGDPALVLRREPLCWLAGRDAEPAPGEPLPLVALGESCSLRQYTESVLRQARVPYEVAHVASGVPGLQMALAAGLGVACLNAGAIGADIRNWPRADGLPPMGEAVFEVLPPPPGQDAHVAQVREAVVAHFTR
- a CDS encoding tautomerase family protein — encoded protein: MPHIVIHRSGAPDAVLDQRIAQRTAALTQEVLGKAPEVIAITLQHIAPEHWSIGGRTLADLGQNAFHLDISVTDETNTKAEKARYIGAIHAAFAELLAPLSDVSYVHVIDARAAAYGYGGRTQEYRHQQQGV
- a CDS encoding alpha/beta hydrolase family protein; the protein is MRRLLVLALCAIALHPAWGGEAGWHAGVLRIPVPDGAAGTFNAAVFYPTHEAEASWQAGPFTVNATAGAPPAADRRFPVILLSHGRRGGPLTHRELAASLARAGFIVALPTHVGDASGLPLAPTQAQVLVDRPRQARAALEAVLAHPRLASSADAGRIGMIGFSAGGYTALVLAGARPDFARADAYCRDARDPGSCTRGTDAQQAYSSARPAPPDLTAWQPPVEPRIGALVLMDPLAVMFGPSGLSGVRVPTLLYRPESDAYLGAEANALAVERGLPAAPAVRVVPGAHFVFVDPCPPELASGEPLVCHDAPGVDRASIHREMKAEVARFLHASLAGQRDGRTAP
- the typA gene encoding translational GTPase TypA yields the protein MTRALRNVAIIAHVDHGKTTLVDQLLRQSGTFRENQAVAERVMDSNDLEKERGITILAKNCAVEYEGTHINIVDTPGHADFGGEVERVLSMVDGVLLLVDAVEGPMPQTIFVTRKALALGLKPIVVVNKIDRPGARPDFVINATFELFDKLGATEEQLDFPVIYASGLSGYAGLTDDVREGDMRPLFEAILKHVPQRDDDPNGPLQMQIISLDYNSYVGKIGVGRINRGRMRPGMDVAFRFGPDSAPQRGRINQVLKFSGLERVVVDEAEAGDIVLINGIEDLNIGTTVTDPATPEALPVLRIDEPTLTMNFMVNTSPLAGREGKFVTSRQLRDRLDRELKSNVALRVRDTGDDTVFEVAGRGELHLTILLETMRREGYELAVSRPRVVFKEIDGVKCEPFEALTVDVEDGHQGGVMEELGRRKGDLQDMQPDGRGRTRLEYIIPARGLIGFQNEFLTLTRGTGLMSHTFHEYGPLREGSVGERRNGVLISQDNGDAVAYALWKLQDRGRMFVNPGEALYEGMIIGIHSRDNDLVVNPIKGKQLTNVRASGTDEAVRLVPPIQITLEYAVEFIDDDELVEITPKSIRLRKRHLQEHERRKAAREAS